One genomic window of Deinococcus deserti VCD115 includes the following:
- a CDS encoding GNAT family N-acetyltransferase, which yields MPAPPDVHVRRVTESSDPALLAFGQIQQRSYYAPEMLIPPAAFPRLVSSGRRGERRDRILVAESGAGKVLGGTVYHLLPEAAFSSFLAVAPEVRGQGISRALHAARLGEVRDAGLSGLFADSVYAGRQSAADRAAETRAGTDPVARRRALHALGYRTVDVPYWQPVGGPDGGPLTDLDLLYQPLNGASSVETALVTATLRHYWGAWLGAERAAREAQALSERAGTDTLRLLDAGETPAYWHRGEGQH from the coding sequence ATGCCTGCGCCTCCGGATGTTCATGTTCGCCGCGTTACGGAGTCTTCAGATCCAGCGCTGCTGGCCTTCGGACAGATCCAGCAGCGCAGCTATTACGCACCCGAGATGCTTATTCCTCCTGCGGCGTTTCCCCGGCTGGTCTCCAGCGGGCGCCGGGGCGAGCGCCGGGACCGCATTCTGGTGGCCGAAAGCGGCGCAGGGAAGGTGCTTGGAGGCACGGTATACCACCTGTTGCCAGAGGCCGCCTTCAGTTCCTTCCTGGCCGTCGCACCTGAAGTCAGAGGACAGGGGATCAGCCGGGCCCTACATGCCGCCCGGCTGGGCGAAGTCCGCGACGCTGGTCTGTCCGGGCTCTTCGCCGACAGCGTCTATGCGGGACGGCAGTCGGCAGCAGACCGTGCAGCCGAGACACGGGCCGGGACTGACCCAGTTGCGAGGCGCCGGGCACTGCATGCTCTTGGCTACCGCACCGTGGATGTGCCGTACTGGCAACCTGTCGGTGGTCCTGATGGGGGCCCTCTGACCGACCTCGACCTGCTGTATCAACCGCTGAACGGCGCCTCCAGTGTAGAAACCGCACTGGTCACGGCTACGCTGCGCCACTACTGGGGGGCGTGGCTGGGCGCAGAGCGCGCCGCTCGCGAAGCCCAGGCGCTCTCGGAACGTGCCGGGACCGATACGCTGCGCCTGCTTGATGCCGGAGAGACACCAGCCTACTGGCACCGGGGGGAGGGCCAGCACTAA
- a CDS encoding GAF domain-containing protein: protein MTFFPVLTPPLVHLLDAVGDAIFTLDAAGYFTYANSTAAAMINLTPAEVLGKHLERDFPDAFSRRWPGESRRALELQRPVEYDAFSPSMSTWVRVHIVPTPEGLAVQLRDVTFVRRTESLQQLTARLNQASTPRQVGRVLLEQAVASAGAYMGALAAPSADGTSLELQEDVGYTPELRQRFARFSVDLDIPPCDAVRRGRAIFVSGDEFDRLYPGSMGVRAQQTRSLAALPLTVEGKLWGVLALSFEEARRFYPAEQEFLLSLVEQCSQAVGRTEAEAGRRTSQAQLRVMLEAAGIGHWELDSRTQNTWRSARHDAIFGYPDGHPDWTYTSFIEHVLPEDRERIVQTYESALARGLPWDFECRVRRADGEVRWIWGHGLSLTVQDQSQGHMLGLVQDITGRKQVEEELRAQAEILATVNRIGQTLSAELELSALVQAVTDAGVELTGAQFGAFFYNTTDRNKETHTLYALSGVPREAFAGYPLPRTTAIFGPTFRGEGVIRVDDVTQDARYGQNAPHHGMPQGHLAVRSYLAVPVIARSGEVLGGLFFGHEEAGIFTERAENVTLGLAAQTAVALDNARLYQQLQDSHSELEGRVEERTEQLKAQATELQRSNQELEQFAYIASHDLQAPIRAVTSFAGLLESRYGSQLDQRGQKYLSQIVTSGLHMKRLVDDLLAFSRIHTTQHSLEPTDTQAVFKEVAGRLSEDGEMHAHQITSDPLPLVLADAPQLDQLLQNLMSNALKYRREDVVAHVHVSARRDGNMWRFAVQDNGIGIEPQYHSRIFEIFQRLHGQEQYQGTGIGLAVCKKIVERHGGRIWLESTFGQGTTFFFTLRAV from the coding sequence ATGACCTTCTTCCCTGTCCTGACTCCTCCACTGGTCCATCTTCTGGACGCCGTAGGCGACGCAATCTTTACCCTGGACGCCGCCGGCTATTTCACCTATGCCAACAGTACGGCGGCAGCCATGATCAATCTGACGCCCGCCGAAGTCCTCGGCAAGCACCTGGAGCGGGATTTTCCGGACGCCTTCAGCCGGCGCTGGCCAGGCGAAAGCCGGCGGGCCCTGGAACTGCAGCGTCCAGTCGAGTACGACGCGTTCAGCCCTTCAATGAGCACCTGGGTGCGGGTGCATATTGTGCCAACCCCTGAGGGGCTGGCGGTGCAGCTGCGGGACGTCACGTTTGTCAGACGGACCGAGTCATTGCAGCAGCTGACCGCCAGGTTGAACCAGGCCTCTACACCCAGGCAGGTCGGCAGGGTCCTGCTGGAACAGGCAGTGGCGTCCGCCGGTGCGTATATGGGCGCGCTGGCTGCGCCCAGCGCCGACGGCACCTCGCTCGAACTTCAGGAAGATGTCGGCTACACACCTGAACTCCGCCAGCGCTTCGCACGTTTCTCCGTGGATCTCGACATTCCACCTTGCGACGCCGTCCGGCGGGGACGCGCCATCTTCGTCAGCGGAGATGAATTCGACCGGCTTTACCCCGGGTCTATGGGGGTACGTGCCCAGCAGACGCGCAGCCTCGCCGCCCTGCCTCTTACGGTCGAAGGAAAACTCTGGGGCGTGCTGGCCCTCAGCTTCGAGGAAGCGCGGCGTTTTTATCCTGCTGAACAGGAATTTTTGCTGAGTCTGGTAGAGCAGTGTTCACAGGCGGTTGGGCGAACCGAGGCAGAGGCAGGTCGCCGCACAAGTCAGGCGCAGCTGCGGGTCATGCTGGAAGCGGCTGGGATCGGTCACTGGGAACTGGACTCACGGACTCAGAACACCTGGCGTTCTGCCCGCCATGACGCGATTTTCGGTTACCCGGACGGGCACCCGGACTGGACCTACACTTCGTTCATTGAGCATGTCCTCCCCGAGGACCGGGAGAGGATTGTCCAGACCTATGAGTCGGCGCTGGCACGCGGCCTCCCCTGGGATTTTGAGTGCCGTGTGCGCCGTGCGGACGGCGAGGTCCGCTGGATCTGGGGACACGGCCTTTCCCTGACGGTTCAGGATCAGAGTCAGGGTCACATGCTGGGGCTGGTGCAGGATATTACCGGGCGTAAACAGGTGGAAGAAGAACTGCGGGCCCAGGCCGAAATCCTCGCGACCGTGAACCGGATTGGCCAGACCCTGTCTGCCGAGCTGGAACTGAGCGCCCTAGTGCAGGCCGTGACCGATGCAGGAGTGGAACTGACTGGCGCACAGTTTGGCGCTTTTTTCTATAACACCACCGATCGGAACAAGGAAACGCACACCCTGTATGCATTATCCGGCGTTCCCCGGGAGGCGTTCGCAGGCTATCCGTTGCCCCGCACGACAGCCATCTTCGGCCCGACGTTCCGCGGTGAGGGGGTCATTCGCGTCGATGACGTGACCCAGGATGCGCGCTACGGACAAAACGCGCCGCATCACGGCATGCCACAAGGGCATCTGGCGGTGCGCAGCTATCTGGCGGTGCCCGTCATAGCCCGCTCGGGTGAAGTGCTGGGAGGACTGTTCTTCGGCCACGAGGAGGCGGGAATATTTACTGAACGCGCCGAAAACGTCACCCTGGGGCTGGCGGCACAAACCGCCGTGGCCCTCGACAATGCCCGGCTGTACCAGCAACTTCAGGACAGCCACAGTGAGCTTGAAGGGCGCGTTGAAGAGCGTACCGAGCAGCTCAAGGCTCAGGCCACAGAATTGCAGCGGAGCAATCAGGAACTCGAGCAGTTTGCCTATATCGCGTCGCACGACCTGCAGGCGCCGATTCGGGCGGTCACCAGTTTCGCCGGCCTGCTCGAGAGCAGGTACGGCAGTCAGCTTGATCAACGCGGGCAGAAGTACCTGAGTCAGATCGTAACCAGCGGTCTGCATATGAAACGCCTGGTGGACGATCTGCTGGCCTTTTCACGCATACACACCACGCAGCACAGTCTCGAACCCACCGATACTCAGGCGGTCTTCAAGGAGGTGGCTGGAAGGCTGTCGGAAGACGGCGAAATGCATGCACACCAGATAACGAGCGACCCTCTGCCGCTGGTCCTCGCAGATGCGCCGCAGCTTGACCAGTTGCTGCAGAACCTGATGTCTAACGCCCTGAAATATCGCCGCGAGGATGTGGTCGCTCACGTTCATGTTTCTGCCCGGCGCGACGGAAACATGTGGCGGTTTGCCGTGCAGGACAACGGGATTGGTATCGAACCGCAGTACCACAGCCGCATTTTCGAGATCTTCCAGCGGCTGCATGGACAGGAGCAATATCAGGGCACCGGAATCGGTCTGGCGGTGTGCAAAAAGATTGTCGAGCGTCATGGTGGACGGATCTGGCTGGAGTCGACTTTCGGACAGGGCACCACGTTCTTTTTTACCCTGCGGGCAGTGTAG
- the modA gene encoding molybdate ABC transporter substrate-binding protein, producing the protein MVKSLFCTVLVALALGGARAETAQVAAASDLKFVLDELISRYRQLYPTADPVQVSYGSSGNFAAQIRNGAPFTMFLSADSSYARKLEEAGLTVRGTRRDYAIGRLVIWVPKGSPVDVARLGPAALNDPRVRKIAIANPAHAPYGQAALSLLRSYKLESTLKGKFVLAENIAQAAQFASTAADGGILAYSLVKAPSFAALGGEYWLAPLGQHQRLQQQMVIIKNGENTRRLWSFLLSPRAREVFRQYGFVLPREQ; encoded by the coding sequence ATGGTGAAGTCTTTGTTTTGTACCGTTCTTGTGGCTCTGGCGTTGGGTGGGGCCCGGGCTGAAACGGCTCAGGTCGCTGCCGCTTCCGATCTGAAGTTTGTTCTGGATGAATTGATCAGCCGCTACCGTCAGCTGTACCCCACAGCTGATCCAGTACAGGTCAGTTATGGCAGCAGTGGCAACTTCGCGGCCCAGATCCGTAACGGCGCACCCTTCACGATGTTCCTGAGTGCAGACAGCAGCTACGCCCGGAAACTGGAAGAGGCGGGCCTGACAGTGCGCGGCACGCGCCGGGACTACGCGATTGGTCGACTGGTGATCTGGGTTCCCAAAGGCAGTCCAGTCGACGTGGCCAGGCTTGGTCCAGCGGCTTTGAATGACCCCCGTGTGCGCAAAATTGCGATTGCCAACCCGGCGCACGCTCCGTATGGTCAGGCGGCTTTGTCGCTGCTGAGGTCGTACAAGCTGGAGAGCACCCTGAAAGGGAAGTTCGTGCTGGCGGAAAACATTGCTCAGGCTGCGCAGTTTGCCTCTACGGCGGCTGACGGCGGCATTCTTGCCTACAGCCTGGTCAAAGCTCCTAGTTTTGCTGCGCTTGGAGGAGAGTACTGGCTTGCTCCACTGGGTCAGCACCAGCGACTGCAACAGCAGATGGTCATCATCAAAAATGGAGAAAATACCCGGCGCCTCTGGAGCTTTCTCCTCAGCCCTAGGGCCCGGGAGGTCTTCAGGCAGTACGGCTTCGTCCTTCCCAGGGAGCAATAA
- the modB gene encoding molybdate ABC transporter permease subunit, translating into MDAPLREALLLTLNLATVTSLLLLLAGYPLALWLARTAGWWSTLLRALINLPLVLPPTVLGYYLLVGMGREGLITDLTGVQLAFSYPGLLIGSLLYSLPFAVGPYISALEGLDPKYEDAGRALALNRWQRLRFVVIPLTLSGVVTGTAMSFAHTLGEFGVVLLVGGNIPGQTRTAAIYLFDLVQALEYERAGQLAFGLLVTSAVLLVLIQLLGRRLIVRV; encoded by the coding sequence TTGGACGCCCCTCTCCGTGAAGCCCTGCTGCTGACCCTCAACCTCGCGACCGTAACCAGCCTGCTGCTGCTGCTCGCCGGGTATCCGCTGGCCTTGTGGCTGGCACGCACCGCGGGCTGGTGGTCCACGCTGCTGCGGGCGCTGATCAACCTTCCACTGGTGTTGCCGCCGACCGTGCTGGGGTACTACTTGCTGGTCGGTATGGGGCGTGAAGGCCTGATTACTGACCTGACTGGCGTTCAACTCGCGTTCAGCTACCCCGGCCTGTTGATCGGGTCGCTGCTGTACAGCCTGCCGTTCGCTGTCGGGCCATACATCAGTGCTTTAGAGGGCCTGGACCCCAAATACGAGGATGCGGGGCGCGCACTGGCGCTGAACCGCTGGCAGCGGCTGCGCTTTGTGGTGATTCCGCTCACGCTGTCCGGCGTGGTCACCGGCACTGCCATGAGCTTTGCACACACCCTGGGGGAGTTCGGAGTGGTCCTGCTGGTGGGGGGCAATATTCCTGGGCAGACCCGCACAGCGGCGATTTATCTGTTCGATCTAGTTCAGGCCCTCGAATACGAACGGGCTGGTCAGCTGGCGTTCGGACTGCTGGTGACTTCAGCTGTCCTGCTGGTCCTGATTCAGCTGCTCGGCCGGCGGCTCATCGTGCGCGTATAA